CAACACCTCCCCGGCCCGCCTGGCGCTGGTGGCCTTCTCCTTGGTCATCCTGCTTTTCACCGGGCTACTGTCACTTCCGGCGTCTTCTGCCTCCGGGGAGCCCACTCCCCTCCACCAAGCCATGTTTACCGCGGTTTCCAGCGTCTGCGTTACCGGGTTGACGGTTGTTTCCACTGCCACCCACTGGTCTTTCTTCGGGCAGCTCGTCATCCTGATCGGCATCTTCGTGGGCGGCCTCGGTACGCTCACGCTGGCGTCGCTGCTGGCCCTCATGGTGAGCAAACGGCTTGGTGTCCGTGGAAAGCTCATCGCGCAGGAAGCCATGAACAACGCCGGCAGGCTCGGCGAAGTGGGTACCCTGCTCCGGATCGTGATCGTGACCTCGGTGGTCATCGAGGGTGCCTTGGCCCTGGTCCTGGTGCCACGGTTCATGCTGCTGGGTGAGCCGTTCTGGCAATCGGTGTGGCACGGTGTCTTCTACTCCATCTCAGCCTTCAACAACGCCGGCTTCACTCCGCACTCGGACGGAATCGTTCCCTACGAGACCGATCTGTGGATCCTCGTACCCCTGATGCTGGGGGTATTCCTGGGCAGCCTCGGCTTTCCCGTGGTCATGGTGCTGCAGCAAAACGGCTTGAACTGGAAGAAATGGAACCTGCACACCAAGCTCACCATCCAGGTGTCCTTCATCCTGCTGGCGGCGGGAACAGTCCTCTGGGCATTGATGGAGTGGGACAACCTGCGGACCATCGGGCACATGAGCCTCGGGGACAAGATCATCCACTCACTCTTCGCCTCGGTGATGACCCGGTCCGGTGGATTCAACCTGGTGGACCAGAACCACATGGAATCCACCACCATGCTGCTCACGGATGCCCTGATGTTCGCCGGCGGCGGTTCGGCGTCCACCGCGGGCGGAATCAAGGTGACCACCATCGCCGTCATGTTCCTGGCAATCGTTGCCGAAGCGCGCGGTGACGCAGACGTCAAGGTCTACGGCCGAACCATCCCCCAAGGCACCATGCGGGTAGCCATCTCCGTCATCGTGGCCGGAGCAACGCTCGTCTCCGTGGCTGCTTTCCTGCTGTTGTCCATCAGCGGAGCTTCCCTGGACCGGGTGCTGTTTGAAACCATTTCCGCCTTTGCCACCGTTGGACTGAGCACCAACCTCAGTGCCGAACTGCCGCCGTCGGGCGTTTACGTCCTGACAGCGTTGATGTTCGCGGGCCGCGTCGGCACCGTTACCCTTGCTGCGGGCCTGGCCCTGCGCCAGCGCAGCCAGCTGTACCACTACCCGGAAGAGAGGCCAATCATTGGCTAGCATCCAAGGGGCGGCCAATCGCCCCGCCCACAACGCGCCTGTCCTGGTGATCGGACTCGGGCGTTTCGGTTCGGCAACCGCCGAGCAACTGGTGAAACAAGGCCGGGAGGTCCTTGCGATCGAACGTGACCGTGGGCTTGTCCAGAAGTGGGCACCGGTGCTGACCCACGTCGTGGAAGCCGATGCCACCAACATCGACGCCCTCCGTCAGCTCGGTGCGCAGGAATTCAGCTCCGCCGTGGTGGGCGTCGGTACATCGATCGAATCCTCCGTGTTGATCACGGTGAACCTGGTGGACCTCGGAATCCAGCACTTGTGGGTCAAGGCCATCACGCCCTCGCACGGGAAGATCCTCAGCCGCATCGGCGCCAACCACGTCATCTACCCCGAAGCCGATGCCGGCGTCCGTGCAGCGCACCTCGTGTCCGGGCGCATGCTGGACTTCATAGAGTTCGACGACGACTACGCAATCGTCAAGATGTACCCGCCCAAGGAAACCGTGGGCTTCACGCTGGAGGAATCCAAGGTCCGCTCAAAGTACGGCGTGACGATCGTTGGCGTGAAGACTCCGGGCGAGGACTTCACGTATGCCCGGCCGGAAACCAAAGTGTCCGGACACGACATGCTGATCGTATCCGGACACGTGGACTTGTTGGAGCGCTTCGCGGCGCGGCCTTAGCGGCGCGGCCTTGGCGGTGCGGCCTTGGCGGTGCGGCGCCGCCTTGGCGGTCAGCCAAGCTCCTTGGTGATCTCAGCTGCCCTCGCTGCGGCAGCCCGGGCGCCTTCGGCAATGATCTTGGGCAGCCCGCCGTCGTCGAACGCGGCAATGGCGCGTTCGGTGGTGCCGTTCGGGCTGGTGACTGCCTTGCGGAGTGCGCTCGGATCCGCACCCGGTTCAGCGAGCATGAAGCCGGCCCCGGCTACGGTCTCGCGCGCAAGCATGACGGACAATTCCTCGTCCAGACCGAGCTCAACACCGGCGGCGGCCATGGCCTCGGCCAGATAGAACGCATAAGCGGGACCCGAACCGCTGATCGCGGACAGGGCGTCCACCTGCTCCTCAGGAATCTCCACAACCTTGCCGGCTC
The Paenarthrobacter ureafaciens genome window above contains:
- a CDS encoding TrkH family potassium uptake protein, with the protein product MSQSQSRSTTPANWQPGQPEREGLWIFTRARDFIDNIANTSPARLALVAFSLVILLFTGLLSLPASSASGEPTPLHQAMFTAVSSVCVTGLTVVSTATHWSFFGQLVILIGIFVGGLGTLTLASLLALMVSKRLGVRGKLIAQEAMNNAGRLGEVGTLLRIVIVTSVVIEGALALVLVPRFMLLGEPFWQSVWHGVFYSISAFNNAGFTPHSDGIVPYETDLWILVPLMLGVFLGSLGFPVVMVLQQNGLNWKKWNLHTKLTIQVSFILLAAGTVLWALMEWDNLRTIGHMSLGDKIIHSLFASVMTRSGGFNLVDQNHMESTTMLLTDALMFAGGGSASTAGGIKVTTIAVMFLAIVAEARGDADVKVYGRTIPQGTMRVAISVIVAGATLVSVAAFLLLSISGASLDRVLFETISAFATVGLSTNLSAELPPSGVYVLTALMFAGRVGTVTLAAGLALRQRSQLYHYPEERPIIG
- a CDS encoding potassium channel family protein, with the translated sequence MASIQGAANRPAHNAPVLVIGLGRFGSATAEQLVKQGREVLAIERDRGLVQKWAPVLTHVVEADATNIDALRQLGAQEFSSAVVGVGTSIESSVLITVNLVDLGIQHLWVKAITPSHGKILSRIGANHVIYPEADAGVRAAHLVSGRMLDFIEFDDDYAIVKMYPPKETVGFTLEESKVRSKYGVTIVGVKTPGEDFTYARPETKVSGHDMLIVSGHVDLLERFAARP